The Biomphalaria glabrata chromosome 6, xgBioGlab47.1, whole genome shotgun sequence genomic interval taagtcacttatacaatgacttaaaataaaacatagtaaggcagtgtttctcacattCCTGGATGGCGACTCCCAAATCCCCTATAGAAGCTGAAGCCCAGAGGCTTGCACAGTGAAGTCCGTGAGtttttttaagaatgtaataaaaaagacaagaaacacacacaattttaggttttaattttcatttacattaatttaatgCTGTGTAAAGAAATAGTATTGTCTACATAATTTTTAAGTGTTAAAAAAATTCTTCCTtgagatagaattgaagatgcaGTAGGTTTCCATTCAGTCGGCAAGGgtctgaaattttttttttgctgcccCCCGCACCCTGTTGTTTGTGGATAGTTGGCTTGTAGTGCCAGACAGCTGGTATAACTGAACTAATAAaggcatttaatttttttttaataaataaacttcaaataacttgaacaaacttctttgtGGACAAAAACTGTAAAACTGTTATTATTCACAATTTAATTTGggatgagatatagatctaatagtaatgaaataaactgatatttaaacaaaaatctagCTCACAACAAACATAAAGTCTTTACTCGTCCATGTCTTAAGCTCGTCTCACTTCTGCTATAAGTACGTTAATTTTATCATTGTTACTGCATAACCACGATCAATTGCTTAACCTCTTCTCACCGCTGCTTAGGAAAAACACACACCataacacccctttttgtcaggacgtTGCACCCTCACCCCCTCCACATTAAAGGAAATAGCGCCCCCTCTCCccagtgaaaatgtttttaaaatttactttttaattaccgGTAATAAATCTACTTAAAGGATGGGCTATTTGACTCAAAACAAATACTTCAAacaacccgcgaaaattcaaggccagaaaTGAGTAGGCCCTTATGGAAAACCCTGTGGGAATCCCTCGCACGCTGctctatttatttttcaagtttccaaaataatttcttatgtaAGAATATCATTCAtattttcaaaggataatggaataattaaaatttattttaaatatttaactaaatttttttatttaactaaattttttttaaagtaaccttgaaataatgatttggcCACCTCTAAAGTCGGCTGattgcgtgcaatgcacacattgcacaataggtagcggcagCCATGTAGATGACTGTACCAGCTCACATTTAAGACCTCCTACAAGTTATCAGAATTTATCTAATTAATGTATCTCTTCccttttaaaaagtcaaaagtTCTCTAGTTTAATTTCCCCCTCCTTTACTTAAAATTTACCAAAATACAtccttttgttattattttgttatctcCCCAATATTTCCAACATTTTATCCCACTTCCAATAGATTATCTTTCTGAGCCACCAGCCTCATTCCTCTACCATCTAGAGATCTCCAACTGAGAGCCATCTGTCAACTACGATGCAGCTGAGCCCAGCAACCAACCCACCAGAATTGATAAaatactgaaatatttttttaaaactcagaaTAGGAAGCTAATTAGGcaagtttttttaattgagaaaGGTTGCATTAATTAATGGTAaccaaaaaatgtatttaaaaaaagggtaaaccctatttattcattcattataAGCTAGCATTTAAgactaaaaacaaaatgctCCTTTCTCAAATGTTAAAAGATATCCCCATAGTAAAATTCAACAGGTCACTGAAGCTTATTAAATTATTCCATTTCTAATAAGAACATTGAAATACTATTTAATCTTCTAAAGATACTAGAATAAGCAACCTCAGTAAAAgagcaactttttaaaagaacaGAGGGATTTTATCAATGAATAAGAGTACCTTATTTACAAAAAGATAACTAATTTCATAAACTCAGAATGATACAAGGATGAAAACACATTTCTTGATCCAGTTATTTGGACTTACTTGTAAGAATTCTTTCCCTAGTAATAATTATAAGATAAGCCACAAGTGCATCACTCATTAGCATTGAAGCATTATTACAAATTCAAATTACTAGCAGtgataaatttagattttgtatctatttcattttttttctggacatcaattcattgtttaattaataAGAAAGGCAACTACTGAAACTGCAAGATGCTGTATAAGAAAGACAAGAGCATCTGAATAGAAGATAATAACATTAACTCTtctaaaatgtttcatttatcgactagactagtagtaagtaagtaaagttcccgttTCAGATctcgtggtctatagggcagatgatgtaaaggtcatctgattctgtggcctacggttaacgagggtgtcatgtggccagtacaacgaccaaccgcctttacttttccccaactaatgtcaggtactcattagaccTGGGTgaattcagaggcgcccaaggatcccgaaataaaaatcccagtcttcaccaggattcaaaccctgtacccccggttcagaagccaagcgctttactgctcaccCACCACGCCTCTATATCGACTAGACTAGCTATTAGAATTTATATACATCAGACATGTCAAACATTACGTTCGTGGGTCACTTTGCATGCATCCTGCTTATCCACCTcaagaattatcaaaataatgttaaattattaagcGGTCACCACTAATTTTCAGGTGCAAtatttaatggaaaaaaaaagatatatatatatatatatatatatatatatatatatataaaaaaaaaaacaacttcgtCGAACTTTTTAAGTAATCTTTAATGATcgaaatgttaaaaacaaataattttacaaaaattaatttttaaattgaattagaTATGGTAATTTCGTTTATTTATTAACTTTGAATTATCTTTCAAGTTATCTTTTAAGTTTagtagtgggaagcgtggttgagaggctaagtgcgcttgaacttggcttggctacctagaagggggctcaaggttcgacacccgactcgggcagagttgtgtttactgagcgcctaaaggcagcacggaaaaccaactcctagataccccctcccccccactggtccacaaatgagattggaccaaaagcgctctgagcatgctataagcatgaaagtagcgttatataaaagctatatttttatattttttttttagtgttgatTCGTTAACTTCTTAATTACTATTAATTGTTAATAATCACATCATAAATATGCCTcgaatttgattgtgttccctactacacagaagtcGGCTGGCTCTCatgtcataaagtattgaagagattgTTTGCACTGCATGAAGAAactgtattgtttctgaacatgaaaggggaacctgttgaacatttccaaactgacgaatgggttcaggatttggcatttgcAGTTGATCTCagtggtcacctgcaagacttgaatttgaaacttcaaaataaagaaaaaattgtcacaacttggtgtgatgatgtgaagtgctttcaagcaaaattacgactgGGATAAACCAAATGtgaagagaaaatcttgttcacttctccatgtgtcaggaactaaaaagattaaatacggctacaacttttggtaaatatgtcctTCACCTGGAATTGTTATTAGATGCTTTCAATATCCGTTTTTGTGACTTTGTTTCATatgagcaagaattttcgtttTCTATATCTCCATATTCATTTGCTCCttaaaatgctgctggtaaatgCTGATAGAATAGCggtcagattctttgttgaaagtcAATTTTTATAGAAGTGGTTGTGCcaaaattttagttatttactTGAACGGTACTTTGAATTGTGtaaatttgcagccagaattcttgCTATGTTCGCAAGCACCTATCTCTGTGagcataataaaaactacaAAAACACCTCACCCTTcaagattatctgatcaaattTTGTtatcagtgatgaaagtgtcagtggcaaacaaactttcaacctgacattaataaaattGTATCCCAGAAAAGGTCAAGCAAAAGGACAAtgaaaataatgcgtaatcataGTAATTAATAACAAAGcgctacaaatttagctaactaaggtcatagtaagtttttttctgtagcccatacaccttaatgagtttgacatgcctggtaTACATAAGAATTGTACAGAAGAGATAATTATTGCATATTTACCTAGGACTAAAGAGTTCAAAATAAGATTTAACACAGTTGACTGATGTGTTGATCTAGATGATGATGTCCATGAAAAATTCATTTGACTGATTTCAGGAACTATTCCATCATTTGGAGATACAGTGTTGGTTCTAACAGGTGCTGTGCTACTTGATGAGCTATCTGCGACAGGTTCAAGCCTTGGAGTAGTCATTTCAGCTATATTATTACCTGTTGTGGCTACAGTGCTTGATGAAGCAGTAGAAACAGGCTGATATCCTGAACCAAGAGCTGAAAAGGTAGCCAGTCCTCTGCTTCTTGCAGAAGAGCCTTCAATGTCTACATATCTGAGAAAAACAGAGATcaactttttaatttcaaaaagctaaataaagtacaaaaaaaaaaaaaaaaaaaaaaaaaagaaatccacAAGTGGGtacagtcaaaaaaaaaatcatgtaacTCAAAACATTGATAAACATTTAATGGCTATCAATCCAttagtaaaatgtaaaaattaaattagattttGAGCTCACATACAAAAGCAGCATTAATTTTTAATCTTAGAAACTCATTAAACAATTTtcttgtttcatttgttttacaAGTCTTGGATGTTcctccttcagaaatgaagattattacagcCTGGCCCAAACATCTTACAGGATGGGGACAGTCTGAAGTGCCTACCATAAGATTTGGCAGTCATTCATTGTTAAAATAATTCTAGTCTGCACCAAAATCATGTTTCTAATGTTTAGTTCAaaattttaatcaatatttatatAAGATTTTCTGAACACATTtgtaaacattaaaaagaaaattagaatCAACTGTTTTCGgtctaaaaaaaagaatagtttttagtttttagttaggagagagagagagagaagagaggaagtgctgtttaaaaatattttgaccaagagcaaatgatgttaaagtcatctgttctATGGCATGTGCCAAAACAGTTGCGTCAAAATGTCATGTACCGAAAATATTCGtagaaagtttttttatttaccttGACAAAGTAGATTCAGAGTTAGATTTTTTTCTGGGAGGTAAATTGGTTATGGCTGGTCTAGTACACACATCTCGATCATTATTCAACTGTGATGTTTGTTGCTGGGTTTTTCTAACTGCACTTCCTGATCTTGTTTCATAGGCTGAATGATGAGATGAGAACTGTGTAGCAGTCATAGTCCCTCTAGGAACATTAGTTACAGAATATAAGCTATTTCTTTGCAGTACTGGTGTTGATCTCAGTAATGGATGAAAATTAGAGCTTGAATGCTGAATGGCAAATGGCTTATTTGTACTTTGCTCCAAGGTAGCAGATGATTCACTGCATGCTGGCTGCCTATTATCTTCTATAGAAGATGcttttaaatcatttaattCATGAAGGTTTGTTTGTGATGTGTCATTTCCTAAAGTCATTTGAGCAAGACTGTGATTTGATAAAGCTTTTAAGCCTTTTTGAGATCTGAAAGCAGATAGTTGATTTCCATCTACAGTGAGAGGTGAAGGAGTTCTACTGTTGAAAACTAACGACTCAGACATTGAGGCACTTCTTATTCGACGATccaaattaaaacctttagctAATAATGTTTGAGGGGAGTTTTTGTCTAATAACATAGTATAATTAGTTGTGGCATTCACTATGTTAGTCCCAGTATAGTTCAAACTTGGATGACTTGGAACTTTGTTGGGAGTAGTTAATGGAAAATCTGTTATAGCAGTTGTTCTTGCAGCTCCAGTAGTGTGCAAAGAAGCAGTGTTGCTTCTAGTTACATTCTGTACATCAGAAGTTGAAGATTTTTTGTGTGATTCATTAAGGGACCTTCTTAATGAATCGTGATTATTAGCTGACCTCAACAAAATATTACTAGAGCTGGGAATAGTAGCTCCTCTTGAGATGACACTCTCTCTTGATATATGTGAGTTAACCCCTCTTGACAagattcttttgttttcttcagaaGCTATTCTAGGTACTTTTGAAGCATCATTTTCTTCTAGTTCTTCTGATTCCCTCttcattgttattaaaaatgttaatcaTATAAACAAgtaatctgaaaaaaaattatacaaaaaaaactagatgtaattttgtagaaaaaaaaattaactattaaTAAGTTGTGTACATTCAAAATCAGTTAAGTTAAGTTattctaatcttttttttttctcaaggcTAGATCTTGACTAATGCTACTGCTAatgttagtttaaaataaaatgacaagaaccaaatgaaataatgaataattCATTATTTCAATAGGGTATATTATTAGGAATAATTTACTTTTTGACACAATTTGAATAGATGTATGCAAAAAGAGTGACAGATTATTTCTATTGTATATCTTTTTAGACAAAAAGTTACTGATATAAAGAAGAATTTAGAAATTTCTATCTTAAATGACTTGAAGCACATAATGTGTGTCATAGATTTTTCTTATTTACATGATTTACCAACCAAGCAGAGTTTTAACAAAAGAATTTCCATGCTTGCAAGAACGAAGAACGTGATCTCCTgcatcaagtctacttctgtatttagacttgataactaagaGTCTGGAAAAGCCAGTTTCAAAAAGATATGGTGTAAATGGAAGAAGGCGCAAAAAAAATTCAGGTAGAACCCAATATGACTACAAACAATGGAACCAGAGTTTTGTAACAGACATTGAAGAGAACTCATTATTAGCTGGATGTTAAATATTAAGAATGGAGCTGACATCATTTCCTGATCAATAATATCAGCAGACATGTCAACAATTCTCCTGTGAACACTGTCATTAGATAAGAGAATTGTACTAAATTTATTTACAGATTCATCTCCAAACATAACTCAAATAATGTCTTTGACTGCTGACATTAACTCCTAAGTAGTCAGACTTCATAGCAATCATGATAGCCATCAAACAAGAAGCTTCAATGGTTGCTATGCTTTGATTATATATATGGTATTTGCCACCTGAGTCAAGTctgttaaattgttttttttaattctgtcaGCCCTTAAAACTAATATACTGGATGTCAATATTTGTGAAACTCCGACATTTGTTTAGCTTCATACATCTGCTAGATAGAACTTCATTACAAATGACACATCAGGGTATTTCAATTTATACTTGaactattgaagtaaaaccATATGTAGCAAAAAATTGttcattatattttcttttctaatattCTTTTGTTCAAGATCCATGTTCATTGGATGTTtcataaagaatatatatatttcctgcTCAAGACAGTCtacagatctagactctatatatatGGCTCTTTCTATctcagaagacaatggatgcacccagatgagttttgtcttgagacggggcagaatctggagtgaatgatcaagccaattctggagcgacAGAGTTTCCCACAGTTCATGCATATATATGCATCCGTCCTAGGGCTGGCAGAcaaggcagctttctttttcttactcTTGACtgatactatatatatatacttgttaGATATATATACACTGAATACAAATCTATACTAGATTTAGTCAAAGTATTTATACTAGAATCTGGATAGTGATAGAAATAGAAGtctgtttaaaaatatatagactTACTATCAATCTAGATTAATCTCTAAGACTAAGATGATAGCTATAGATTATGTGACAATCTAGTCAAGTCACTTAGTAAAGTCACTACTAGACTTAGTGACACTTAGTCTTAGTAATAGTAGCCTAATAGTTAGTAGACTCTCTAGTAGTCACACTAGGCCGTGACTAATACTCATATAGTAtactaatttatagatctaaatcaaaatctattctagatctagtagtaagttaagtaagtagatctatcagtaaaatttagtatttattagtattctaattctagagtctagctagattTAGAATGAATTTACTCATGTAGTGACAATAATCTACTACTTTGACTACTATCTCAGTATCTGCATCATCTTCATGAACTTCATCTACTCATTAGAACATTactcataaataataataatcactgACTATTCACAGATGGGTGATGATTTCCGATATagatatctctagatctagatatatatatagtatagtatatatagaatatttttttttatatagatcttcATTGATGATTGATGactgatctaaatctagtcaatctagatctagactccaattagatctatatatatatagatctaagtagaTTGTTTAGTAGATCTATCATTTAGATGTAGTTAGtattagagtctagctagattTAGAATGAATTTAGTATAATTTACTCATGTAGTGACAATGATGACAATGCCACTGGTCACAATCTAGTCTTTTACTTAGACTTGGATTTTGGATCTACTttgactactagatctagattatattgtattatattcTATATCAGTATCTGCAATGTGCATCATCTTCATGAACTTCATCCGATCATGTCattagtaattagatctagtacattactcataaataataataatctcaacTCATTCTATTCTACTGACTATTCACAGAGAGATGGATACACTGATCATTCACTGATGactgatctaaatctagtcaatctagatcaagaatctagactctaactcGAGACATTTACTATCATTTTGCCTAAAGTTAAAGCTAAGTCAGTGAATTGTTGATTATTGTTCTTTCTTATCAAGTCCAGATCTCTAGATattatctagaatagatctactaaaggggaaataattcagataaaaatcaaatatcgtaagaaaaagaaaaaccaacgtacattatgttagaaaaaaaaaaacaactaccgAAGTATGACAACTTCTTAGGCTTAGGCAGATTATAGAGGTCATAATTTATATCTTGAATCGAAacgaagatctagatctagatctagcattttATTGTGCATAATAGGATCACAGTcactattaaatattattaaaatggcaatgtcttcgattctgaaAATTAAactgcaaacccagttgcgaacTGTGTAGGctatatttttccacatctaaTGCAGCCCAGCTCCAGAAGATTATCAAAGTCGACAATGTTATTCACTGATTGTGAACAGCTGCACTGGATCGGACACTTAATCAGTCTTATTCCGCGGGGAcgaccatatatatatatatatatatatatatatatatatatatatatatatatatatatatatatatatgatcatgggcgtagccaggatttttttttcggggggagggggggggggttgggggtggTGGATCTTTTCTCCttcccgcgaaaaaaaattatatgtatttaagtgtgtgtgtgtgtgtacataatctttattacaatctacccttcattctttcggaagacgtacgtttattgtgccctagaatatgtttttcctggagttagtggaaaaattgtagattccgcGCCATttctagcaagggggtctgggggagcgctataggagctattaaaaagttctatttcaaaaacctaatgtgctatatattcttactgactttgaccctcccgcgccgttcggcgcatttgctgttaagctgtttccataaaattgtagattccccgccattactagcaagggagtctgggggagcggcgctgggcgaagccccgccgccaagcattatttctgatattgaaaaccaacaaaatgcatattctgaggtatctacactgcattttcctgctattaaaaagttctatttcaaaaacctaatgtgctatatattcttactgacttagaccctcccgcgccgttcggcgcatttgctgttaagctgtttccataaaattgtagattccccgccattactagcaagaggtctgggggagcagcgaagccccgccgccaagcattatttttgatattgaaaaccaacaaaatgcatattctgaggtatctacactgcattttcctgctattaaaaagttctatttcaaaacctaatgtgctattcttactgacttagaccctcccgcgccgttcggagcatttgacatcaagctgtttccataaaaatctgtcactggtattgtctgaagcctctttccacctgccatgaggacctcgaTGAATGAATGGCGTCAAGTtgtatcattgcaactcttcttatgagTAATTcaatttgtcggagaacatgtcccgcaaacctcatgcgtcgctctctcacaatcttactaaggggtcgactcccagttcggcatatgatttccttgatttagaccctatctctataactgactcctaaaatctgtcttagccatctttgttgagccacatttagtgtttttcaatttcagcaTATGACTATAGTGAAtatattcactgcagtttattaatggaaccctgccactggtaaaaatgtgtaaactctcttgaatacgctcttggaattaagtgactgtagtttgctttagattttatatcgaaaagagaagttttatcgtcaaaatcatctgttggggggtgggatttcatttcgggggggggggggttgaaccccaaccccccccccccctggctacgcccatgatatatatatatatatataggaataAAGGGATGTAGGTATATGTATATTATCTGTTTGGGACCCGTCCGTcaagaaaacttaaagaaaatagaacaacgcaaaatagagcagtgaaatttataacaaacgaatatccaccattagtaaaatcactaaatttaaagacacttcaggacagaagaataaaaggtaaagtagctataatacataaaacattaaaccattTACATCCTATACGCTGATCCTCGAGCTTGCaaagggagtcagacccaagggctgcccaagactaacagagatgtctgcaagcgaaaCATGATAACCTCGGGCATCGAACAAAGTATATATATGGGAGGAGATAGCCAAAGATCGGATAGCATGGAAACAGGCTGTACCGTactacgtgctggtacgaacttcgccgagtgcaaaaaaaacaaacaaaaaacaacgaagctgcatcagtcaagagaaagaagaaagctACACAgtcatatacatgcacgaactaaggcaaactctgccgctccagaattggcttgatcagtcactccagattctgccccctctctagacgaaaccaaagccagtaACTCACCTGGTCGCATCCATTGTCTTAATTCCGAGACAGATAAAGGAGCAGCCAATTTAAATATAAACCAGAATTTACcataaaccataatttacaaatagaaaaatataacaataaaatacCCAGACACAAAGTGTAagtgtaaca includes:
- the LOC106079286 gene encoding cAMP-dependent protein kinase catalytic subunit 3-like — protein: MKRESEELEENDASKVPRIASEENKRILSRGVNSHISRESVISRGATIPSSSNILLRSANNHDSLRRSLNESHKKSSTSDVQNVTRSNTASLHTTGAARTTAITDFPLTTPNKVPSHPSLNYTGTNIVNATTNYTMLLDKNSPQTLLAKGFNLDRRIRSASMSESLVFNSRTPSPLTVDGNQLSAFRSQKGLKALSNHSLAQMTLGNDTSQTNLHELNDLKASSIEDNRQPACSESSATLEQSTNKPFAIQHSSSNFHPLLRSTPVLQRNSLYSVTNVPRGTMTATQFSSHHSAYETRSGSAVRKTQQQTSQLNNDRDVCTRPAITNLPPRKKSNSESTLSRYVDIEGSSARSRGLATFSALGSGYQPVSTASSSTVATTGNNIAEMTTPRLEPVADSSSSSTAPVRTNTVSPNDGIVPEISQMNFSWTSSSRSTHQSTVLNLILNSLVLGMPNDEPSPLLQQDLRSNSQFASWLKRSFEQHSLRVDRADQITCDTAKATSSNDSQIDGLNSILKKNYMSLVKKAGPYILGPRIGSSPVRCIVQCLARKEKTNKFYIIKILTLADPDKETMDDRQGKMLMLTEFSLLSHLQNSEGVVHCIDFFKDKAWDSTEKCEINRLCLVLDCLIPHDYDPESHYFVNLQHHVIHEKKLNEKEALIIFWDIARIVENLHQKNIVHRDLKLGNMIVDRRSWRVTITNFCLGRHLNSEKDKLRDQRGSPAYISPDVLSGKPYYGKPSDMWALGVVLFTMLYGQFPFYDCLPQELFRKIKSAEFTIPNDGRVSEDTKQLIQQLITLDPQTRMTAGQVVDALKHIIGKWKVMMTCDTDQVVPDIPTVTVPEFQHDDNQKMTQTETSEDLPLIDFQNCQLQKTSNLQIIGHSNYF